The Accipiter gentilis chromosome Z, bAccGen1.1, whole genome shotgun sequence DNA window GCCAAGGTGTGTTTCTGGACACATGTCTCCGTATCCCACTGTAGAGATGCTGACCTACAGGCAAACCAACATTGAGCTTATTAGCTGAGGAGAAACATACAAACAGATGTGTTCAGGGATAATTTTAAAGTTAGCGGGTTTGCATTTTGCATCATAAACCTGAAATactctctgctgcctttttttctgtacCTTGCATCTTATGCAAAAatccctaattaaaaaaaaatcactctcatGCAGTAAAGACAGACAACAGTGCAGTTTGACACCGTTCAGGAGGGTCTTTAAAAGCTTTGTCCTGCAGAGGGAATTTCCAAACAAGTTCCACACCAGCCTGTCCAGAAGTTGGGTTTGCTCTGCTGCAGTGAGTGAATAGAGATGGCTCCCTGACCACACAAACACAGTGGTAAGTGCAGCCCTGCTCCTTCATTGTGTCACTTGGAACAGATGCCCTGTCTCTAAATCCAGTGTGCTTATAAAACCGGTATTTGGGGACTTATTCCGTGGGTTGTGTTTTGAGTATTATCTTTGTCATATATATTTTTGGAACTAATGAAAAACACGGGAAAAGATTCAGCTAattgtgaaatacatttttataatgtTTGCGCTATAGGAAGAAGTGACCCAGGACTTTGAAGTTTCTAGATAAAATCCCCTTTAATGGTTACATACCTACAAGGAGCTGTGGAAAAAACAAAGATCTTTCTCTGTTACCTGGAAGTTTTTGCTCACAGTATAGGCTTacaacatatatatttttagtgcTAAATTCTTTGATCTTCCTTCTCAGCTGTATGTCAGAGATTCCAGAAGTAAGGTGTATGTGTGCCTTCAGTGGGGAATATTCCTGTTTGGTTTAGTGGCAGGTACACAGGTTGGAAATTTTTGCTGAATTACCCTTTAAAGAAGGGTTTGGGAGTTGTTTAAAATGTTggtttgggtgtggtttttttattttggtttggtttggtttggtttggctttttgtgGGAGCAATGGTATTTAGTATGTCTGCTTTATATGAATCTATACATTTTGCCATCACATTGTCTGCATAGTTGCACAAATTTTTTCTTCTCACCcatcagcattttctctttttagcCTGTGGATATATGAAGGAACTGTGTTTTATATGGACCTGGTACTCTACCAAGTACTGCAATACTTTCTTTGGAAAATCTAGTTTCAAAAATTCATGGATGTTTGCTTATGGGGATGCTACCAATTAATTATGCACTCCCAAACAGTCGGCGTAAAATAACTCCTCATTTATGTACTTCCACGGCACACATCTGGATTGTTTATAATTCTTACATTTAGTAAATATAACTTATTTTTTCTCTGGCAGGTAAAACTTGCAGACTTCTGCCATCAGGCACTTCCTAGTCTGTGCAAGAGATCTTTTTCAGCCAGTGGATTTTATTGAATTTGTTTTCACAGTATCTCAACACACTGTGTGTATTTGTGAAACAATAACCTAGAACTTTGGCAGAAATAAACCACAGGCAGTAGGACTTTCACTGTAATACCCTTGTGGCTTTAGCACTGAAATAAGTCTTTGGAAGGTCATGGTGTGCAGCCTGCCATCCTCTAACAtgctaaataaaatgttatttcaaatGAAGAAAGCATTAGGGTACATGAGACAGCACTGGGTAAGCACATTTGTAGGATGCACCTGGTGCTTCCTGTGGAATAAAATGGATTAGTCACTTGGTTTAGTGGAAATTAAGTCACTGGATTTGAATGATAATACAGGATAAATATCTccaaaaataaatactgagatGAAGGCAAGATGTTTATCTCTACCAGCCAGGACAAAACCATTATCCTGTGATAAGGTTCTGTTCCACTGGCATAGTCTTCTACATCTCCTGTGACAGTTTGGGAGGGATAGTTCTCCTGTGTGTAAGACCATGAATGCTGTTGGGTTTTAATGAAATTTGAATGATCTTCATTTTCACTCTTAAAGAATGACTAGGCTTTAAAAAGAGTTTTATGCCTTGGAACTGCAGCATACATGCTACAGCTCCTTTTTTGGAGACACTTGCTTAGCTAAATAGACCCTTTTCATGTACTCACATAGGTTTCTTGAAAGTATCTAAATGATTATGGTGTCACCAGCTTGCAGAAATGAACCCTAAAGATTTTGCATATATCCTgcatgttcagaaagaaaaatataaggcTCATGTCCTTATTCTAGTAATGTATGAAGCACGAATTTTGTCATAACCTGTGTATATCACTTAAAGATGACCTGTGAAGGTTACAGGAGCCTTTCCTTTATTCActgatttttccctcctttccatgCCCCAGCTTAAAGAATATTCAGCACATGTACATATGCATGTACATGTATAAATGTCTATGTGTGTCTTTAGGGCCAGTTCTTCTGCCACACATTGAATCACTACAAACATATGTATGGGAAACCACCACATCTCATCAGCCGCTGCTGAAACAGAAGTGAAGGCCATGGGCTCCCAGGGCTGCTGGCCAGAAGTGACCTTGGATGGGTTGGGGTTGCTGTCCTGTGGGCCCCATATGCAGCTCTGTGCATCCAGTGCCTATGCTGGTCAACCAGCCTGAGACTGAGCCTCTGACTCCTTTCCAGTCCATTTGCATGGGCTTCCTTCCCCAGGAAAGTGACTGGGACATAGCCAGCCCCACAGCTAGGTCCAGGGGTCAGAAGTGCTCCTTTATGGCCCTGCCATAGACATGGGTTATGGAGGCCAGTGTTGGCTGCTGCAAAATGAAGCGTATATGATGGCAGACTAGAACAAGCCTTAGAGTTTGGACAGCCAAGGTACAGGCTCCTTGCCTTCTCTCAACACCTGCAATGTCAGGCTACCCTCTGATTTGATCCAGGCTGCTGTAGATAAACACACCTTCTGCAGCGTAACAGAGCTGTTGTTTTCCAGTTCTGAAATGCTACAGGCAGGGATCAACTTCCCCCTCTCCGCAATGCCCTCAATAAAACCACACTCCTCcctgccaaaacactgctgtaaaaATGGTAATTGTGAAACTGCCATACTTGTGCATGAGGATTATCTGTTAAGCATTTACTTAGAGCCTGCAGCTCCCTTTCCATTGTCTGCTAGTCTTGATAAATGCCTAAgtgtttcttttgtcttcacaGCTCACCTTATAGATGAAGGATATATCTATCAATTTGATCTCACAATAGTTTGAGAAGTATTGGTTAGCCTTCTATAAGTGAATGTATGTCCGTCCTTGGGTGTTATTGCAATCTGAGTCTGCAGTTGAACTGCTTCCCTAACCCTTTAGAGGTGAATTCTGTGTTTGGGATGCCGGAACAGTTCTGCCAGGACATTGCCAGAGCCAGGAGGCATTTAAGCAAGGTGGAGGACTTTAAACTTTCACAGCTCTGTGTTCCTGGCTAAATCTTCATGCCCCTGAAAGATGTGAACCCAGCAGCCTGGAAAATGCTGCCTCAAAAAACACCCCTCCACATAACACAGTATAGTACAGGTCAGTGATCGTTCAGACCTCTTGAGGAGACGTGCCCAAATGCCTTAGAGCACTAACCCAGTGGCAGTCTCTAGAAATGAGGTCATTCTGTCTTCATTTCTGAGGCTTGTCAGCTGAAACTCAGCCAGTTACCCTCACTCCAAGTGCTTGGGGTGGGACTAAAATCACACTCTTTCTGGCAGAGATTCCAAAAAGAGATTCAAGGTGACATTAACCAGCTCACAATACTGACTGATGTGGGATTCAAACCAGTGACCTAGATGTAGAAGGCAGTTTATCCCATTATCAACCCCTTGAGCCATTCTGCTTCGTTTTGTATTTATTCCTCTGCAAGTCTGGCATGGTATAAATAACCATcaatgttttgtgtgtgtgcagacaTGTGCCTTAGACATGTCATCCAAGGAACAGAACACAATCTCTTGTGTAAAACGACTGTTGGTCTTAATGCAATTTTAATGGCCAGAGCTCTGGGAAAGCTTTGGCTTTCCAAGTCAGAGTGACCAGACTGTAGTTAATAAACTATATCTTATCTTCTTGCAGTTGTATGATGGCTCACAGTAGACCTCCAAAAAGAACAACAATGAAAATCCTGTGCCCACCTACAACCAGCTAGCCTGAtggaagctttttatttttgcccctttttttttttttttttggcaacactGACAATGGGATTAAATGGAgatgtgcttttctttcctgtctctttGCTCACTTCTTCTTTAAAAGTGCAAGTACTGTCTGCATTTGGTTGGACAGGAATTTCAACACTCTCTGCCTGATTAAGCCTTGATTTAAGCTTACAACAGAGGTGAatgagtgcatgtgtgtgtgtgtgcgtgcgtgagTGCATATGTCCTGTAAGCTCAGAATTCCGAGCAGATGTTCACTGATCTGAGCCTGCTGTTTCCAAGACTGTCAGCGACTCTAgcaaggaaggggaggggaaggggggggggggtgtctggctACCCAGCAAGGTGAGATGTGTTTACTTACGGCAGCCCACCACCAAGCATGGGGGATGCTGGTGAAGTTGGTACTGGAGACATCATGCTCCACTGTGTAGACCATGGCAGAGAAGGCGAAGATGCCCATGGCAATGAAGAGCAAAAGGCAGCCCACCTGTTGGTAGCACTGGCGCAAGGTAAAGCCAAAGGCACGCAGTCCTGTGGAGTGGCGGGCCAGCTTGAGGATGCGGAAGATGCGCATGAGGCGCATGATGCGAAGCACTTGTCCTACCTTGCCCACCCGTCCCACCTTCTCGATATCGTGCTCGTGCTGAGAGCCCCGACCTCGGGGCTGGTCATCATCAGCAAAGCATTcgagcagcagctgcaggtagAGGGGCAGGATGGCAATGAGGTCTACTGCATTGAGTGCGCTGCTGGCAAAGCGGCGCAGGTCTGGGGTAGAGACCAAGCGTAGCAGGTACTCCAGTGTGAAGAATGCGATGCACAGGGTCTCGATGTGCTCCAAGACGGGCCGGCTCTCCCCGCTCTTCCGGTCTACCTGCTGCATCTCCTCCACTGTGTTGAGGGCCAGGGCCACCACAGAGATGAGCACGAAAAAGCTGGAGGCCACTGCCATCACCTTGGCGGTGACAGAGGAGAAGGGCTTCTCCATGAGGTTCCACAGGCGCCAGCGCTGGGGACCATAGTAGCGCATGTGGTGGAAGAGCTGCTCGTTCTCCTGAGCCTCTGCCTGGGAGCGCAGCTCACGCTGGACCTTCAGCTGCTCACTCAGCTCGTCACGGCGCTCTTCGAAGCAGATGCGGCAACAGCGAGGTGTGTATTTGAGCCGCACGCCCCAGTAGCTCAGCTCCTCCAGGAAGCTACGGGGGCACAGCTCGTCCCGCACACGCAGCACCCCTGAGGCGTAGAAGTTGTACACCAGCTGGAAGACGGCCGGGTCCCGGTCAAAGAAATACTCATCTACCTGGGCAGCGTAGTCATCGCACAGGCCCAGCTGGCAGCGACGGTCAGTGGAGGTAGCCAGGCGGCCCAGGCGGGTCTTGGGATAGATGGCTACTGCCTGGTAGGTGAGGTGGTAGCTTTGGCCGCCGACGTTGATGTTCAACACGGATGAAGTAGAAGTTGTGGCCCGGGGTCCGGAGGAAAGGGCAGGGGAGCAAGGAATGGATGACGAGGCCTTGTTTGCTCCCTCAAATGCATCTCCGCTTGGccattttccttgttctttctcttcctcttcctcatcttcatcATCCACATAATAGTTGTAATTCCCCTCAGGTCCCAGGAGCAGTAGGGGCTGGGAGTTCAATGGAGCCGTAGCAGAAAAGCCACTCTGCTTGTCTACACGCGTGCCTTCATTATCCTTCCCCTTGTCGGGCTGCAGGAGGACATTTGGTGCTTCCCTCCCTCTACTTTTATGTTTTAGGAAAGGAAACTGTCGCTGCATGTTAAACTGCAACATACTATTTTTCCTTACTCTTCTCCCTTCTTTACATTCACCCAATCAAGGAATTAACACCAGTCCTTTCCAACACTAAAAAGGCTGACaatcctgttttcttctctctttatcTCAGTAGTATCACACACAGCAGCGcttctgcatttttctccctGCCAGCCACCACTCCAGTTGTGAAAGCTCCGTGTGGCATACAGACACACGAAGACTGCTGCTGACCGTTTTAATCTTGCTGACAGGGAAGATCTGAGTGCTTAGAGAAGGGGATTTAAGGGCTATTATCCTGTTCCAGCCTCATCTCCCTCAGGCTGTGACGTGAATGATTATGGATCCATAAATCTATGAATAATCAGtagggggggggaaaacccctaAAGTTTTATTGCTAATAAAACCCATACATTTTCCTAATTCAAGTATACATGGATTAAGAATAAtctcaaaatgaaaatgtatgaggggcagaggggagagagagagagaacattaCAGATTTCTTTCATCCCCATGAGTATAGcatgtctttgttttccttaatgaaaataatgaataattgaTAAGCAGATAATAGGAAGGAATTCACTACAGTagttcttaaaatgttttcaaaggtgAGCAAATAGAAGTCGTCCCTTTTTATTCCCAGTTAGAATACCTCCATCTAGTTAAGCGCTGAGGAAAGttgcagtctgtgcctgaagctTTGGCTGTGCTCTGGGAACACAAGCCTAGTGCTCCTCTGGACACAGTGGAAGTGAAGGGCAGGGGTGTGAAGGGGTTTTTCAGCATGCTACTTCACTTCAAACTCTTAAAGAGCTGCTGAGAAACAGAATAAAGCCAGTCTTGTTTCTCTTGCAGGGCATGTTTAATAGTATAAAGCCACACTAAGTACCTAGCAGGACAGGAGAGATGCTTTCTCTTTCAATTGATGGAGGTTTCATCCTCAGCTCTGGTTGATTTGGCGCAAGCATCTCCAGTAACAATGAGCCAGGTTACTTCCCCTTGTCACTGGGAGCACTTCAACTGAACTAGAGCTCCTGTAAAGCAGAGGATACACACAATAAAGGGATGGTTCCTTCTGCATGCTCTTAGCCCCCGAGTTACAGCTTCTTAACACCAGCTTGTTATTCTGGCTCTATCCAGGCTGGTGCAGGAAAGGACAAGGCTCTAGAAAAATGCAGCTTTGGTAACACCCTTGCTGGTCTGGAAGACCTTCCATCTGCAATCCTGTAATCTGCCTTCCACTCGCAGCTCCTTACCCTTCCACACAAGCTGCTGGGACAGTGTATCCCAGAgcccctgcagcagcatttttcctctgttgtccTCAATGTCCTGCTCTTGTGCCATTGATCTCATGGCCTTGCACCTGCAAACTCCAATACTGTTGTTTTGGTAGTGTCCCACATGAAGCAATTGCTGTTGCAGTGAGAATCaccccttctttttcctctttttcctacCCTGGTTGTAGCGTTTGTATTTACTAGCTCTTGACAAACAGGAAGACATCACAGCTGAGCATTTTGCAATACTTTTGTTCTCAGGCTGCATCTCAATGGGTGCATCACACTGAATAGTTCAAGGTTTCTTCAGGTCACACTATTTAAGGTCTGGATTATTGGCAATTCATATTTAGCTGTGCTTGAAAGTGTTTTGCTTCATGAATTTGTCTCCACTGCCCATTCTCTTTCTTGATGCAAAAAAGGCAAGGCCCTTATTAATAGGGATTGTCAGTGCCTTATTATGGATACCAATCTGCTTTGCAGTTTGCTTTGAACATTAAACCATGCCATGGCGAGTCCTTTGTTAGCAACCTTAATGCAAATTAATGTCCAATTTCAAGGCTCTTTCTTATAAGCAAACTAATTCAGACATAAGACAAAAAAATAGTCTGCATAGTGCTATATTAAATTAGTGCATATTAAAATAGTGCTATCATTTTACCACTGAAAATTCTTGAATGTTTCTTAATCAAGATTCAGGCTAGACTATAACCATATTCCTCTTGCCAGCCTCCACTGcagcatttcattttgctttttgtcaGTCTCCCTAGTCTCACTTCTGAGAAGTATCCAGTAGGGCTCATTGCTCCCTACTCAAGATGTTGTTTCTCATACCATACTGCAGTAGCAGGAGCTTCTACAGGGTGAAGTTCACGACTGTCAGATGCCAACGCCTCATGCACCTGGACTAAGATCTTAGACATCACTACTAAGCAGAGCAAGAAAGATCGCTAGCTTCACTTCTGCTCAGACAAATTGCTTTGACCTAGATATTCTTGGGAATGTAGCTCTCAGGCACCTGGTAAGCTCTGCTCAAACTTGCCTCTAACTGACAAAATaggtaaaataaaattgtgttatTTATGTTTTTTACTTTGGAGTAAGACTTTGTTCTGAGCTGCTAGACTCTCAGCCTAGATAGATAAGAAAATGAAGTGACCGGAAAATATTTTTACccctgcttatttttttttcattatctacCTTATTCAGTACGCTGCTT harbors:
- the KCNV2 gene encoding potassium voltage-gated channel subfamily V member 2 isoform X2; the protein is MLQFNMQRQFPFLKHKSRGREAPNVLLQPDKGKDNEGTRVDKQSGFSATAPLNSQPLLLLGPEGNYNYYVDDEDEEEEEKEQGKWPSGDAFEGANKASSSIPCSPALSSGPRATTSTSSVLNINVGGQSYHLTYQAVAIYPKTRLGRLATSTDRRCQLGLCDDYAAQVDEYFFDRDPAVFQLVYNFYASGVLRVRDELCPRSFLEELSYWGVRLKYTPRCCRICFEERRDELSEQLKVQRELRSQAEAQENEQLFHHMRYYGPQRWRLWNLMEKPFSSVTAKVMAVASSFFVLISVVALALNTVEEMQQVDRKSGESRPVLEHIETLCIAFFTLEYLLRLVSTPDLRRFASSALNAVDLIAILPLYLQLLLECFADDDQPRGRGSQHEHDIEKVGRVGKVGQVLRIMRLMRIFRILKLARHSTGLRAFGFTLRQCYQQVSISTVGYGDMCPETHLGRLFAFLCIAFGIILNGMPISILYNKFSDYYSKLKAYEYTALKKERGKVDFTRRAMKKISECCGEGATHPLAQH
- the KCNV2 gene encoding potassium voltage-gated channel subfamily V member 2 isoform X1; protein product: MLQFNMQRQFPFLKHKSRGREAPNVLLQPDKGKDNEGTRVDKQSGFSATAPLNSQPLLLLGPEGNYNYYVDDEDEEEEEKEQGKWPSGDAFEGANKASSSIPCSPALSSGPRATTSTSSVLNINVGGQSYHLTYQAVAIYPKTRLGRLATSTDRRCQLGLCDDYAAQVDEYFFDRDPAVFQLVYNFYASGVLRVRDELCPRSFLEELSYWGVRLKYTPRCCRICFEERRDELSEQLKVQRELRSQAEAQENEQLFHHMRYYGPQRWRLWNLMEKPFSSVTAKVMAVASSFFVLISVVALALNTVEEMQQVDRKSGESRPVLEHIETLCIAFFTLEYLLRLVSTPDLRRFASSALNAVDLIAILPLYLQLLLECFADDDQPRGRGSQHEHDIEKVGRVGKVGQVLRIMRLMRIFRILKLARHSTGLRAFGFTLRQCYQQVGCLLLFIAMGIFAFSAMVYTVEHDVSSTNFTSIPHAWWWAAVSISTVGYGDMCPETHLGRLFAFLCIAFGIILNGMPISILYNKFSDYYSKLKAYEYTALKKERGKVDFTRRAMKKISECCGEGATHPLAQH